Proteins encoded together in one Yersinia mollaretii ATCC 43969 window:
- the moaE gene encoding molybdopterin synthase catalytic subunit MoaE, whose protein sequence is MEHTRIHVGPETFNVGDEYHWLAQCDQDGAVVTFTGKVRNHNLGESVSALTLEHYPGMTEKALADIIAEARSRWPLQRVAVIHRVGPMFPGDEIVFVGVTSAHRGMAFDAAEFIMDYLKTRAPFWKREATADGERWVESRDSDHAAARRW, encoded by the coding sequence ATGGAGCACACCCGAATCCACGTCGGACCTGAAACCTTCAATGTCGGTGATGAGTATCATTGGCTAGCGCAGTGTGACCAAGATGGCGCGGTGGTGACCTTTACCGGCAAAGTCCGCAACCACAATCTGGGCGAAAGTGTCAGTGCGCTGACACTGGAACACTACCCCGGCATGACAGAGAAAGCGCTGGCTGACATTATTGCTGAAGCGCGCAGCCGTTGGCCTCTACAGCGAGTCGCCGTGATTCACCGAGTCGGGCCAATGTTCCCCGGTGATGAGATCGTGTTTGTCGGCGTGACCAGCGCTCACCGTGGTATGGCGTTCGATGCGGCTGAATTTATTATGGATTATCTCAAAACGCGTGCGCCTTTCTGGAAACGGGAAGCGACAGCGGATGGCGAACGTTGGGTTGAATCGCGGGACAGCGATCATGCGGCCGCCAGACGCTGGTAA
- a CDS encoding Bax inhibitor-1/YccA family protein yields the protein MDRYPRSNGSIVERANTGIQAYMAQVYGWMTCGLLLTAVVAWYAANTPSIVIALQSNQILFFGLIIAQLGLVFVISGMINRLSGTAATSLFMLYSALTGLTLSSILMMYTGASIASTFIICAGMFGAMSFYGYTTKRDLSGMGSMLFMGLIGIVLASIVNIWLKSPALMWAVTYIGVLVFVGLTAYDTQKLKNMGAQLDANDKDSFRKYSIVGALTLYLDFINLFLMLLRIFGNRR from the coding sequence ATGGATCGCTATCCACGCTCTAATGGTTCTATTGTCGAACGTGCCAATACTGGCATTCAGGCATATATGGCGCAGGTATACGGCTGGATGACCTGTGGTCTGTTATTAACGGCGGTTGTCGCCTGGTACGCAGCGAATACCCCTTCAATCGTTATCGCTTTACAATCAAATCAAATACTATTTTTTGGGTTGATTATCGCGCAGTTGGGTTTGGTATTTGTTATTTCGGGCATGATTAATCGCCTGAGCGGTACAGCTGCAACTTCGCTGTTTATGCTGTACTCTGCGCTAACAGGTCTTACCCTTTCCAGTATATTAATGATGTATACTGGGGCTTCGATCGCCAGCACCTTTATCATCTGTGCCGGTATGTTTGGCGCAATGAGCTTCTACGGCTACACCACCAAACGCGATTTGAGTGGTATGGGCAGTATGCTGTTTATGGGCCTAATCGGTATCGTATTAGCATCGATTGTTAATATCTGGCTGAAAAGCCCAGCATTAATGTGGGCTGTGACCTATATCGGCGTGTTGGTGTTTGTGGGCTTGACGGCTTACGACACTCAGAAGTTGAAGAATATGGGCGCACAGTTGGATGCCAATGATAAAGATAGTTTCCGTAAATACTCTATCGTGGGCGCATTGACTCTATATCTTGATTTCATCAACTTGTTCCTGATGTTGTTGCGGATTTTCGGCAACCGCCGTTAA
- a CDS encoding ABC transporter permease, translating into MFHRLYTLIIKELQSLLREPQTRAILIMPVILQVILFPFAATLEVTNATIAIYSEDSGKASVELTQRFAKAEAFSHVLLLHSPQEIQPVIDNQKALLLIRFPEQFSADLANGKTTQLQLVLDGRNSNSAQIAANYIQQIVREYQLELTEGQIKPNNSELVIRNWYNPNLDYKWFVVPSLIAMITTIGVLIVTALSVAREREQGTLEQLLVSPLTTWQIFIGKAVPALIVAAFQASIVLFIGIFFYQIPFAGSLALFYGTMLLYGLSLVGFGLLISSLCSTQQQAFIGVFVFMMPAILLSGYVSPVENMPIWLQNITWINPIRHFTDITKQIYLKDASFDIIWHSLWPLLVITATTGSAAYGMFRRKIA; encoded by the coding sequence ATGTTTCATCGCCTCTACACATTGATTATTAAAGAGTTGCAGTCGCTGTTACGCGAGCCGCAAACCCGCGCGATATTAATTATGCCAGTGATATTACAGGTGATTTTATTCCCGTTCGCCGCCACCTTGGAGGTGACCAACGCCACTATCGCCATTTACAGCGAAGACAGTGGCAAAGCCTCGGTGGAGCTTACCCAGCGCTTTGCAAAAGCCGAAGCGTTTTCCCATGTGTTGCTGTTGCACAGCCCACAAGAGATCCAACCGGTGATCGATAACCAGAAAGCGCTGCTGCTGATCCGCTTCCCGGAACAATTCAGCGCCGATTTGGCGAACGGCAAAACCACTCAGTTACAGTTGGTGCTGGATGGGCGTAACTCCAACAGTGCTCAGATTGCGGCGAACTATATTCAGCAAATCGTGCGGGAATACCAGTTGGAGCTAACTGAAGGTCAAATTAAACCGAATAACAGCGAGTTAGTGATTCGAAATTGGTATAACCCAAATCTGGACTACAAATGGTTTGTGGTTCCGTCATTGATTGCGATGATTACCACCATCGGCGTACTGATTGTGACTGCCCTCTCGGTGGCGCGCGAGCGCGAGCAAGGCACCTTAGAGCAATTGCTGGTTTCCCCCCTCACCACTTGGCAGATTTTTATCGGCAAAGCCGTCCCAGCGCTGATTGTCGCTGCTTTTCAAGCCAGTATCGTGTTGTTTATTGGCATCTTTTTCTACCAAATCCCCTTTGCCGGTTCATTGGCGCTATTTTACGGCACCATGCTGCTCTATGGTTTATCGCTAGTCGGTTTTGGTTTGCTGATCTCTTCGTTGTGTTCTACCCAGCAGCAGGCGTTTATCGGCGTGTTTGTGTTTATGATGCCCGCAATTCTGCTTTCGGGTTATGTCTCGCCAGTGGAGAACATGCCCATCTGGCTGCAAAATATCACCTGGATCAATCCTATTCGCCACTTTACTGACATCACCAAACAGATTTATCTCAAGGATGCCAGTTTCGATATTATCTGGCACAGTTTGTGGCCGTTGTTGGTGATCACCGCCACCACGGGGAGTGCAGCGTATGGGATGTTTAGGCGGAAAATAGCCTAA
- a CDS encoding ABC transporter permease: MTEPHLLSINSESAPKEPENKQPRNEGETYQETGFSWRRLRALCRKETRQILRDPSSGLIAFVIPLLLLFIFGYGINLDSSKLHVGILMEQQSKPAQDLANAFASSPYIMPQISDNRQALIQAMQAGKIRGLIVIPNDFAEQLARPESKAPIQVITDGSEPNTANFVQGYAQGVWQLWQQQQAQNLGQKNDPLIEVQVRYWFNPAAISRHFIIPGAITIIMTVIGAILTSLVIAREWERGTMEALLSTQVTRSELLLSKLIPYYVLGMIAMTLCMVVAVFILGVPYRGSLWILFVMTTLFLASTLGMGLLISTITRNQFNAAMVALNAAFLPAIMLSGFIFEIDSMPAIVRAVTYIIPARYFVSSLQTLFLAGNIGTVLVVNLLFLVASAAVFIGLTAWKTQRRLD, from the coding sequence ATGACTGAGCCACATCTTTTATCGATAAATAGCGAGTCGGCACCTAAAGAGCCAGAAAATAAACAGCCGAGAAATGAGGGCGAAACCTATCAGGAGACTGGTTTTTCCTGGCGTCGCCTGCGTGCCTTATGCCGGAAAGAGACTCGCCAAATCTTGCGCGACCCCAGTAGCGGGCTGATTGCCTTCGTCATCCCACTGCTGCTGCTGTTTATTTTTGGTTATGGCATCAATCTGGACTCCAGCAAACTGCATGTTGGCATTTTAATGGAGCAGCAAAGCAAACCCGCGCAGGATCTGGCGAACGCCTTTGCCAGTTCGCCCTATATCATGCCGCAAATTAGTGATAATCGTCAGGCGCTGATTCAGGCGATGCAAGCGGGCAAAATTCGCGGCTTAATTGTGATTCCCAATGATTTTGCTGAGCAACTGGCCCGCCCAGAGAGCAAAGCGCCGATTCAGGTGATTACCGATGGCAGCGAGCCAAACACCGCCAACTTTGTGCAAGGCTACGCGCAGGGCGTGTGGCAACTCTGGCAGCAACAGCAGGCGCAGAATTTGGGGCAAAAGAATGATCCGCTGATTGAGGTGCAGGTGCGTTATTGGTTTAACCCCGCCGCCATCAGCCGACACTTCATTATTCCCGGCGCGATTACCATTATCATGACGGTGATTGGGGCCATTCTGACCTCACTGGTGATCGCCCGTGAATGGGAGCGCGGCACCATGGAGGCGCTGCTCTCGACTCAAGTCACGCGCAGCGAATTACTGCTGTCGAAGCTGATCCCCTACTACGTCCTCGGCATGATAGCCATGACACTTTGCATGGTGGTGGCGGTGTTTATTCTTGGCGTGCCTTATCGCGGCTCGCTGTGGATATTATTCGTGATGACCACCCTGTTTTTAGCCAGCACGCTAGGGATGGGTCTGCTGATTTCGACCATCACTCGCAACCAATTCAATGCTGCCATGGTGGCACTAAACGCCGCATTTCTGCCCGCGATCATGCTTTCGGGCTTTATTTTCGAAATTGACAGCATGCCCGCCATCGTCCGCGCTGTTACCTATATCATTCCGGCCCGCTACTTTGTCAGCAGCTTGCAAACCCTATTCTTGGCGGGAAATATCGGCACCGTGTTGGTGGTTAATCTGCTGTTCTTGGTCGCTTCGGCGGCAGTCTTTATTGGCCTGACAGCATGGAAAACGCAGCGCAGGTTAGATTAA
- a CDS encoding ATP-binding cassette domain-containing protein translates to MNGVQHLITLEGVEKRFPGLDHPAVASLTTEIRSGAVTGLVGPDGAGKTTLLRMLAGLLKPSQGKMTVVGLDPLENDRQLHSILGYMPQKFGLYEDLTVMENLTLYADLRGVTGELRRQTFERLLTFTDLTRFTERLAGKLSGGMKQKLGLACTLVGQPKVLLLDEPGVGVDPISRRELWRMVHELASDGMLILWSTSYLDEAEQCREVLLLNEGQLLYSGAPQHLTQRMSGRTILVAAQTGTHRKLLQHALTLPQVSDGVIQGRYVRLILKPEVDHRQLLPLLNQPNAELLEAEPRFEDAFIDLLGGGPASESALAKIMPKVEGSHDETVIEAQELTKKFGDFAATDHVNFKVKRGEIFGLLGPNGAGKSTTFKMMCGLLVPSSGNALVLGMDLKTSSGKARQHLGYMAQKFSLYGNLTVEQNLKFFSGVYGLRGKTQRDKIADMTSAFNFTPILKQTPDSLPLGFKQRLALACALMHEPDILFLDEPTSGVDPLTRREFWLHINGMVDKGVTVMVTTHFMDEAEYCDRIGLVYRGKIIAAGTPDELKQQVATDDILNPSMEEAFIGLVQRYDQQNDKEQQP, encoded by the coding sequence ATGAATGGAGTCCAGCACCTGATTACTCTGGAGGGCGTTGAGAAGCGCTTCCCCGGACTGGATCACCCCGCCGTCGCCAGCCTGACCACCGAGATCCGCAGTGGCGCAGTCACCGGTTTAGTCGGGCCGGACGGGGCCGGTAAAACCACCCTGCTGCGCATGTTGGCCGGCTTGCTCAAACCCAGCCAAGGTAAAATGACGGTCGTGGGTCTTGACCCGCTAGAAAACGATCGCCAGTTACACTCCATTCTCGGCTATATGCCGCAGAAATTTGGCTTATATGAAGATCTGACGGTGATGGAGAACCTGACGCTGTATGCCGATCTGCGTGGGGTGACCGGCGAACTGCGCCGCCAGACATTTGAACGCCTGCTGACCTTTACTGATTTGACCCGTTTTACTGAACGCTTAGCGGGCAAACTGTCCGGCGGCATGAAACAGAAACTGGGCTTGGCCTGTACGCTGGTCGGTCAGCCTAAAGTGTTACTGCTTGATGAGCCGGGGGTCGGGGTCGATCCCATCTCACGCCGTGAGTTATGGCGAATGGTGCATGAGTTGGCGAGCGACGGTATGCTCATCTTATGGAGCACCTCCTATTTGGATGAAGCTGAGCAATGCCGCGAAGTCTTGCTGCTGAATGAGGGTCAATTGCTCTATAGCGGCGCGCCGCAGCACCTCACACAGCGCATGAGTGGCCGGACAATTCTGGTGGCCGCCCAAACCGGAACTCACCGCAAACTGCTGCAACATGCCCTCACCTTACCGCAGGTCAGTGACGGGGTGATTCAGGGGAGATATGTGCGGCTGATCCTCAAGCCGGAGGTCGATCACCGCCAACTACTGCCGCTGCTCAATCAGCCCAACGCCGAACTACTGGAGGCTGAACCCCGCTTTGAAGATGCCTTTATCGACTTGTTGGGCGGTGGCCCAGCCAGCGAATCAGCACTGGCGAAAATTATGCCCAAAGTGGAGGGCAGCCATGATGAGACGGTGATTGAAGCCCAAGAGTTAACCAAAAAATTTGGTGATTTCGCCGCGACTGACCATGTGAATTTTAAGGTGAAGCGCGGTGAGATTTTTGGCTTGCTCGGGCCAAATGGGGCCGGTAAATCAACCACCTTTAAAATGATGTGCGGCCTGCTGGTGCCAAGTTCTGGTAATGCCTTGGTGTTGGGAATGGATCTGAAAACCAGCTCAGGTAAGGCGCGGCAACATTTGGGCTATATGGCGCAAAAATTCTCGCTGTACGGCAATCTTACGGTGGAACAGAACTTAAAATTTTTCTCTGGCGTTTATGGCCTACGAGGCAAAACACAGCGCGATAAAATAGCCGATATGACGTCAGCCTTTAATTTTACGCCGATTCTGAAGCAGACGCCGGACTCGCTGCCGCTCGGATTTAAGCAGCGGCTAGCGCTGGCCTGCGCATTGATGCATGAGCCGGATATCTTGTTCCTTGATGAGCCAACCTCAGGCGTCGATCCGCTGACTCGCCGTGAGTTTTGGTTGCATATCAATGGCATGGTTGATAAAGGGGTGACCGTCATGGTCACCACCCACTTTATGGATGAAGCGGAGTATTGCGATCGTATCGGGCTAGTTTACCGTGGCAAAATTATTGCGGCGGGCACACCGGATGAGCTAAAGCAGCAAGTGGCCACCGATGACATTCTTAACCCCTCAATGGAAGAGGCATTTATCGGGTTGGTTCAGCGCTATGACCAGCAGAATGATAAGGAGCAGCAGCCATGA
- the hlyD gene encoding secretion protein HlyD, protein MNRKKIIVAVVIVALLAAMGYGWSYYRQQHDSALTLYGNVDIRTVNLGFRVGGRLASLAVDEGDDIQPGQQLGKLDDGPYLNALKQAQANVQSAQAQLALLKAGYRDEEIAQVKSEVSQREAAFSYADSFLKRQQGLWASKATSANELENARTARNQAQANLQASKDKLAQYLSGNRPQEIAQAEANLAQAEAELAQAQLNLQDTTLLSPSAGTVLTRAVEPGTILSASNTVFTLSLTDPVWVRAYVSECNLDKAIPGTQVEVFTDGRPDKPYHGKIGFVSPTAEFTPKSVETPELRTDLVYRLRIIITDADESLRQGMPVTVRFAQP, encoded by the coding sequence ATGAATCGCAAGAAGATTATAGTGGCCGTGGTGATTGTCGCCCTGCTGGCGGCGATGGGTTACGGATGGAGTTATTATCGTCAGCAGCACGACTCAGCATTGACGTTATATGGCAATGTGGATATCCGCACGGTGAATCTGGGCTTTCGCGTCGGTGGCCGTCTGGCATCACTGGCGGTGGATGAGGGGGATGATATCCAGCCGGGGCAACAGTTGGGTAAACTGGATGATGGCCCCTATCTCAATGCGCTCAAACAGGCACAAGCCAATGTGCAAAGTGCGCAGGCACAACTGGCGTTACTGAAAGCGGGCTACCGCGATGAAGAGATAGCACAGGTAAAATCTGAGGTTTCCCAACGCGAAGCCGCATTCAGTTACGCCGATAGCTTCCTGAAACGGCAACAGGGTTTGTGGGCCAGCAAAGCCACCTCCGCCAACGAACTGGAAAATGCCCGCACCGCGCGAAATCAGGCGCAGGCCAATCTGCAAGCGTCGAAAGATAAGCTCGCTCAATATTTAAGTGGCAACCGCCCGCAAGAGATTGCACAGGCCGAGGCCAATCTGGCTCAGGCCGAAGCTGAACTGGCCCAAGCTCAGCTCAATCTGCAAGACACCACCCTGCTCTCCCCATCGGCAGGCACCGTGTTGACCCGCGCGGTTGAACCGGGGACGATTTTATCCGCCAGTAATACCGTCTTTACCCTCTCACTGACCGATCCTGTCTGGGTGCGGGCCTATGTCAGTGAGTGCAACTTAGATAAAGCCATTCCCGGCACACAGGTGGAAGTATTCACCGATGGCCGCCCGGATAAGCCTTATCACGGCAAGATAGGTTTTGTGTCGCCGACCGCCGAATTTACCCCGAAAAGTGTCGAAACGCCGGAGCTGCGCACCGACCTGGTTTATCGCTTGCGGATTATCATCACAGACGCTGATGAGTCGCTACGCCAAGGTATGCCGGTCACTGTCCGTTTTGCACAACCTTAA
- the cecR gene encoding transcriptional regulator CecR, giving the protein MSHSTPHALTPSLPVTPRGEQARQQLIQAATELFGELGLKGATTRDIAQRAGQNIAAITYYFSSKEGLYLAVAQQIADFIQHAFSPLAQEIDQFLQRPVQEQTAEQQLHFIRRGLLEFSHLMTQPETLNMSKIMAREQLSPSDAYPLIHAQAIAPLHQKLNLLLAAFIGADASATKTILHTHALIGEVLAFRMGRETIRRQAGWLDIGQPEIEMINQVLIEHIDLLLYGLRAKASW; this is encoded by the coding sequence ATGTCCCATTCCACACCTCATGCCTTAACGCCATCCTTACCCGTGACCCCCCGTGGTGAGCAGGCACGTCAACAATTGATTCAAGCAGCCACCGAATTATTCGGTGAATTGGGCCTGAAAGGCGCGACGACCCGAGATATTGCGCAGCGGGCAGGCCAGAATATTGCCGCCATCACCTACTATTTCAGCTCCAAAGAGGGGTTGTATCTGGCGGTGGCGCAGCAAATTGCTGATTTTATCCAGCACGCCTTTTCGCCGCTGGCGCAGGAGATTGACCAATTCCTTCAGCGACCTGTTCAGGAGCAAACGGCCGAGCAGCAGTTACACTTTATTCGCCGTGGGTTACTGGAGTTCAGTCATTTAATGACACAGCCAGAAACCTTAAATATGAGCAAAATCATGGCGCGCGAACAACTCTCGCCCAGTGACGCCTACCCCCTTATTCATGCTCAGGCTATTGCGCCATTGCACCAAAAACTGAACCTGTTACTGGCCGCATTCATAGGTGCTGACGCGAGTGCGACTAAAACTATTCTTCATACCCATGCATTGATAGGTGAGGTTTTGGCTTTTCGTATGGGCCGCGAGACGATTCGCCGACAAGCGGGTTGGTTGGACATTGGTCAGCCTGAGATTGAAATGATAAATCAGGTACTTATCGAACATATTGACCTGCTTCTTTACGGGCTGCGGGCCAAGGCATCATGGTGA
- the rhlE gene encoding ATP-dependent RNA helicase RhlE: MSFDSLGLNADILRAVEEQGYLVPTPIQRQAIPVVLEGRDLMASAQTGTGKTAGFTLPLLQLLNQNQEPIKGRRPVRALILTPTRELAAQIDENVQSYSKYLKLRSLVVFGGVSINPQMMKLRGGVDILVATPGRLLDLEHQNAVDLSKIEILVLDEADRMLDMGFIHDIRRVLAKLPAKRQNLLFSATFSDEIKGLASKLLHNPVSVEVARRNTASEQITQSVHFVDKNRKRELLSQMIGEGNWQQVLVFNRTKHGANHLAEQLNKDGITAAAIHGNKSQGARTRALADFKDGKIRVLVATDIAARGLDIDQLPHVVNYELPNVPEDYVHRIGRTGRAERTGEAISLVCVDEHKLLRDIERLLKREIPRIALEGYEPDPSIKADPIQNGRQGRGAQRPGMGRGSSAGRPQNGGGAAGRGDSRNSRPRSQADGQRRPAGPSSRGRSRNPGE, encoded by the coding sequence ATGTCATTTGATTCTCTCGGCCTAAACGCCGACATCCTGCGTGCTGTTGAAGAGCAGGGCTACCTCGTGCCGACGCCAATACAGCGTCAGGCGATCCCTGTGGTACTGGAAGGCCGTGATTTAATGGCTAGCGCACAAACCGGTACCGGTAAAACAGCGGGCTTCACCTTGCCGCTGTTACAACTGCTTAACCAGAACCAAGAACCAATTAAGGGTCGTCGCCCGGTGCGCGCGTTGATTTTAACGCCAACCCGTGAACTGGCTGCGCAGATTGACGAAAACGTACAGAGTTACAGCAAATACCTGAAGCTGCGTTCGCTGGTGGTATTTGGTGGCGTTAGCATTAACCCACAGATGATGAAATTGCGTGGTGGCGTCGATATTTTAGTCGCCACCCCAGGCCGCTTACTGGATCTGGAACATCAGAACGCGGTTGACCTCTCCAAAATTGAGATTTTGGTGTTGGACGAAGCTGACCGTATGCTGGATATGGGCTTTATTCACGATATCCGCCGTGTATTGGCTAAATTACCCGCTAAACGCCAGAACCTGCTGTTCTCTGCCACTTTCTCTGATGAGATTAAAGGGTTAGCCAGCAAGTTGCTGCACAATCCGGTTTCAGTTGAAGTCGCTCGCCGTAATACGGCGTCTGAGCAAATCACCCAAAGCGTTCATTTTGTAGATAAAAACCGCAAACGCGAGTTGTTATCTCAGATGATTGGCGAAGGTAACTGGCAGCAAGTGTTAGTGTTTAACCGCACTAAACATGGCGCGAACCATTTGGCTGAGCAGCTGAATAAAGACGGCATCACTGCCGCCGCGATTCACGGTAATAAGAGCCAAGGCGCACGTACTCGCGCACTGGCTGATTTTAAAGATGGCAAAATCCGTGTGCTGGTCGCGACTGATATTGCTGCACGTGGTCTGGATATCGATCAGTTACCCCATGTGGTTAACTATGAGTTGCCGAACGTACCAGAAGATTACGTGCATCGTATTGGTCGTACTGGCCGTGCAGAGCGCACTGGTGAAGCGATTTCACTGGTTTGCGTTGATGAGCACAAACTGCTGCGTGATATCGAACGTTTACTGAAACGTGAAATTCCACGTATTGCGCTGGAAGGCTATGAGCCGGATCCAAGCATTAAAGCTGATCCGATTCAAAATGGCCGTCAGGGCCGTGGCGCGCAACGTCCAGGAATGGGTCGTGGCAGCAGCGCAGGTCGTCCACAAAATGGCGGTGGTGCAGCAGGTCGCGGTGACAGCCGTAACAGCCGTCCTCGTAGCCAAGCGGATGGTCAACGCCGTCCAGCAGGCCCGTCCTCTCGTGGGCGTAGCCGTAATCCGGGCGAATAA
- the dusC gene encoding tRNA dihydrouridine(16) synthase DusC has protein sequence MRVILAPMEGVLDSLVRQLLSEVNDYDLCITEFLRVVDQLLPAKSFYRLCPELHNQSRTQSGTLVRLQLLGQYPEWLAENAARAVELGSYGVDLNCGCPSKLVNGSGGGATLLKDPELIYQGAKAMREAVPEHLPVTVKIRLGWDSGDRQFEIADAVQQAGATELAVHGRTKEDGYQAERINWQAIGEIRQRLTIPVIANGEIWDYQSAQECMKVTGCDAVMLGRGALNIPNLSRVVKYNEPRMPWPEVVKLLQKYVQLEKQGDTGLYHVARIKQWLGYLRKEYTEATDLFSEIRALKTSKDIALTIQRI, from the coding sequence ATGCGGGTAATACTGGCACCGATGGAAGGTGTATTAGACTCACTGGTGCGCCAATTACTCAGTGAAGTGAATGATTATGACCTTTGTATCACCGAGTTCTTGCGGGTGGTCGATCAGCTCTTGCCAGCGAAATCCTTCTATCGCCTGTGTCCTGAGTTGCATAATCAAAGCCGCACTCAGTCGGGGACACTCGTTCGTCTCCAATTGTTGGGTCAGTACCCGGAGTGGCTGGCGGAAAACGCGGCTCGTGCAGTGGAACTGGGATCATATGGTGTTGACCTCAATTGTGGTTGCCCTTCAAAACTGGTTAACGGTAGTGGCGGAGGGGCCACGTTGCTGAAAGATCCTGAGCTGATTTATCAGGGGGCAAAAGCGATGCGTGAAGCCGTGCCTGAGCATTTACCGGTCACAGTCAAAATCCGTTTAGGTTGGGATTCTGGTGATCGTCAGTTTGAGATTGCCGACGCGGTGCAGCAAGCCGGTGCGACCGAGCTGGCAGTACATGGGCGCACCAAAGAAGATGGCTATCAGGCTGAACGGATCAACTGGCAGGCGATTGGCGAAATCCGTCAGCGCCTCACTATTCCGGTGATCGCCAACGGTGAAATCTGGGATTACCAGAGTGCGCAAGAGTGCATGAAGGTCACGGGCTGTGATGCGGTGATGCTTGGGCGCGGTGCGTTGAATATCCCTAATCTGAGCCGAGTCGTGAAGTATAACGAGCCGCGTATGCCGTGGCCGGAAGTGGTAAAACTGCTGCAAAAATATGTGCAGTTGGAAAAGCAAGGCGATACCGGACTGTATCATGTGGCCCGCATCAAACAGTGGTTAGGTTATCTGCGTAAAGAATATACTGAAGCGACGGATTTATTCAGTGAAATCCGCGCATTAAAAACCTCAAAAGATATTGCTCTGACTATTCAACGTATTTGA
- the pbpG gene encoding D-alanyl-D-alanine endopeptidase — MHVKIRSALLSILLLSTGISAVPLAAASGGTTEIKGKAPLELASGSAMVVDLQTNKAIYANNADEVVPIASITKLMTAMVVLDAKLPLDEIISVDIHQTKEMKGVFSRVRVNSEISRKDMLLLALMSSENRAAASLAHHYPGGYNAFIKAMNAKAKSLGMTKTRYVEPTGLSINNVSTARDLTKLLIATKQYPLIGQLSTTTEKMATFREPNYTLPFRNTNHLVYNDKWNIQLTKTGFTNQAGHCLAMRTVIGNRPVALVVLDAFGKYTHFADANRLRSWMETGKAAPIPGAAKSYRQQKDTQARLAQVSE; from the coding sequence ATGCATGTAAAAATCCGTTCTGCACTATTAAGTATTTTGCTTTTATCTACTGGTATCAGTGCTGTTCCTTTAGCCGCAGCCAGTGGTGGAACGACTGAGATTAAAGGGAAAGCACCTTTGGAACTGGCGTCTGGGAGTGCAATGGTGGTTGATTTACAAACAAATAAAGCCATTTACGCCAATAATGCGGATGAAGTCGTGCCGATCGCATCAATCACCAAGCTGATGACCGCAATGGTGGTATTGGATGCCAAATTGCCGCTTGATGAAATTATCTCAGTCGATATTCATCAAACTAAAGAGATGAAAGGGGTATTTTCGCGAGTCCGTGTAAACAGTGAAATTAGCCGAAAAGATATGCTACTGCTGGCATTGATGTCGTCAGAAAACCGGGCTGCGGCCAGCCTGGCTCATCACTACCCTGGCGGCTATAACGCTTTTATTAAAGCGATGAATGCGAAAGCTAAATCTTTGGGAATGACGAAAACGCGTTATGTCGAGCCAACCGGCTTGTCGATTAATAATGTCTCTACTGCCCGCGACCTGACAAAATTATTGATAGCGACCAAACAGTATCCCCTGATTGGGCAGTTGAGCACCACGACAGAGAAAATGGCGACTTTCCGTGAGCCTAATTACACACTGCCTTTCCGTAATACTAACCATTTGGTTTATAATGATAAATGGAATATTCAGCTGACAAAAACGGGTTTTACTAATCAAGCTGGGCACTGTTTGGCTATGCGTACTGTGATTGGTAATCGCCCCGTCGCACTGGTCGTGTTAGATGCCTTTGGTAAATATACCCATTTTGCTGATGCAAACCGCCTGCGTAGCTGGATGGAAACCGGCAAAGCGGCACCGATTCCGGGTGCTGCGAAAAGTTACCGCCAACAAAAAGATACGCAAGCACGGCTAGCTCAGGTCTCAGAATAA